One segment of Pseudobythopirellula maris DNA contains the following:
- a CDS encoding TIGR03545 family protein, with product MSRYLRLGYIVPRLVLLFAVLCLSEPLAAWLVRSAVVRGGEGAIGAKVEIGESRASLFRTSVVLRDLAVADPREPMRNLLEADEVSIDFDADSLLRRKAIAEHASAVGLRFGGVRTESGALDESTEAEAPSWLAEGARRAAAEQADQWLDHLESKITGDLAGQFVSVQLAEELAQRWPERYQSLSSEAAALSDEIKQLRDDVLEARRNPLRHAEYLASVPQRVSEITKRLGELTAEAKQLPTELKSDRQQVAAARRHDEETIRRSLSVDQLDSQSLTTYLLGERVTGPVGDLVDWLRWARRMAPAGGEPAIETPRDRGVDVLFAGVKQRPDLLIRELELAGVARVAGQPLEVTGVVNDFTTQPRLHGVPMSIVLKGSGATPVELHATVDRTGPTPRDELFVDCQGLATPRVTLGAGDRLRIEASPSATVLSVSLTLEGERLSGEVQMIQNNLRLTPHVDLGESLVSSEQVETALAEGLAGSPSVVTRVSLAGTLDQPQLAVWSTLGASVAESLQRSLERVIGQQAERVLAQSRGELDDRMATLERRLGEASSSLDSALAGPREALDELTRGALGGVAGRGSLPFEQLGKQLPDAGMLFR from the coding sequence ATGAGCCGTTACTTACGACTCGGATACATCGTCCCGCGTCTCGTGCTGCTGTTCGCGGTGCTCTGCCTTTCGGAGCCGCTGGCCGCTTGGCTGGTGCGCTCCGCCGTGGTGCGCGGCGGCGAGGGAGCCATCGGCGCCAAGGTCGAGATCGGTGAGTCTCGCGCGTCGCTGTTCAGAACGAGTGTGGTGCTCCGCGACTTGGCGGTGGCCGATCCGCGAGAGCCGATGCGCAACCTGCTCGAAGCCGACGAGGTCAGCATCGACTTCGACGCCGACTCGCTGCTGCGACGCAAGGCGATCGCCGAGCACGCCTCGGCGGTGGGGCTGCGGTTTGGCGGCGTGCGGACCGAATCGGGCGCGCTCGACGAGTCGACCGAGGCCGAGGCGCCCTCCTGGCTCGCCGAAGGCGCCCGCCGCGCGGCGGCCGAGCAGGCCGACCAGTGGCTCGACCACCTGGAATCAAAAATCACCGGCGACCTGGCGGGCCAATTCGTGTCGGTCCAGCTGGCCGAGGAGTTGGCCCAGCGCTGGCCCGAGCGTTACCAATCGCTCAGCAGCGAGGCGGCCGCCCTGTCGGACGAGATCAAGCAACTCCGCGACGACGTGCTCGAGGCCCGTCGCAACCCGTTGCGTCACGCCGAGTACCTGGCGAGCGTTCCGCAGCGCGTATCTGAGATCACCAAGCGCCTCGGCGAACTCACGGCCGAGGCGAAGCAGCTTCCCACCGAACTGAAAAGCGACCGCCAGCAGGTGGCCGCCGCCCGCCGTCACGACGAAGAGACGATCCGCCGCAGCCTGTCGGTCGATCAGCTCGACTCGCAGTCGCTCACCACCTACCTGCTGGGCGAACGCGTCACCGGACCGGTCGGCGACTTGGTCGATTGGCTCCGCTGGGCGCGGCGCATGGCGCCCGCCGGCGGCGAGCCGGCGATCGAGACGCCTCGCGACCGCGGCGTCGACGTGCTGTTCGCTGGCGTGAAGCAGCGACCCGACTTGCTGATCCGTGAGCTCGAACTCGCGGGCGTCGCCCGAGTGGCTGGGCAGCCGCTCGAAGTGACGGGGGTCGTGAACGACTTCACCACCCAGCCGCGATTGCACGGCGTGCCGATGTCGATCGTGCTGAAGGGCTCAGGCGCCACGCCGGTTGAATTGCACGCCACGGTGGATCGCACCGGCCCCACGCCCCGCGACGAACTGTTTGTCGATTGCCAAGGCCTCGCCACGCCGCGTGTGACGCTCGGCGCCGGCGACCGTTTGCGGATCGAGGCCTCGCCCAGCGCGACGGTCCTCTCGGTGAGCCTCACGCTCGAGGGCGAACGCCTGTCGGGCGAGGTGCAGATGATCCAAAACAACCTGCGGCTCACGCCGCATGTCGATCTGGGCGAATCGCTGGTGAGCAGCGAGCAGGTCGAGACCGCCTTGGCCGAGGGCCTGGCCGGGTCGCCATCGGTGGTGACCCGCGTGAGTCTCGCCGGCACGCTCGACCAGCCGCAACTGGCGGTCTGGTCGACGCTCGGCGCCTCGGTGGCCGAGTCGCTGCAGCGGTCGCTCGAACGCGTGATCGGCCAGCAGGCCGAGCGGGTGCTGGCCCAATCGCGAGGCGAATTGGATGACCGTATGGCGACGCTCGAGCGCAGGCTCGGCGAGGCGTCGTCGTCGCTCGACTCGGCTCTGGCCGGGCCGCGTGAGGCGCTCGACGAGCTGACCCGCGGCGCCCTGGGCGGCGTGGCGGGCCGCGGCTCTCTGCCTTTCGAGCAGCTCGGCAAGCAGTTGCCAGACGCCGGCATGCTGTTCCGCTAA
- a CDS encoding TIGR03546 family protein, with protein MGQTFMTSLLLRPLRGLVSVLAGNESDRQIAAGAALGVVLGLVPKDNLIAVALGVLLCSLRVNRTAGLGAAALLALACPWVDPLAHKLGLKLLAFPGMQDWYAWLYEAPLGAWLGFNNTVVLGSLMIGLYVAYPVYLITRTLTAKVRPTATRWILRFKIARLLLGADVTTRLGALT; from the coding sequence GTGGGACAGACCTTCATGACCTCCTTGCTGCTACGGCCCCTGCGGGGGCTGGTGTCGGTCCTTGCCGGCAACGAATCGGACCGGCAGATCGCCGCCGGCGCCGCGCTCGGCGTGGTCCTGGGCCTTGTGCCCAAGGACAACCTGATCGCCGTCGCGCTGGGCGTGTTGCTCTGCTCGCTGCGGGTCAACCGCACGGCGGGTTTGGGGGCGGCGGCGCTGCTCGCGCTCGCCTGCCCGTGGGTCGATCCGCTGGCGCACAAGCTGGGGCTTAAGCTGCTGGCGTTTCCCGGCATGCAGGATTGGTACGCCTGGCTCTACGAGGCGCCGCTGGGCGCCTGGCTTGGCTTCAACAACACGGTGGTGCTCGGGTCGTTGATGATCGGCCTGTATGTCGCCTACCCCGTCTACCTGATCACCCGCACGCTCACGGCGAAGGTTCGTCCCACGGCGACCCGCTGGATCTTGCGTTTCAAAATCGCCCGCCTGCTGCTGGGCGCCGATGTGACCACCCGTCTCGGAGCGCTCACATGA
- the cbiE gene encoding precorrin-6y C5,15-methyltransferase (decarboxylating) subunit CbiE — translation MPPISIIGIGDDGLSAASGAVRECISSAQVLLGDERALMLLAEAAPQAERAALSGDLDEIAAQIEAIGDRPAAIVVFGDPMFYGLARFLTDHFGKDRFQVLPHVSSMQLAFARVMESWDEAYLTSLATKPLDAVVERIRTSEKVGLFTTDRCGPEKVARALLDKEIDYFTAYVCENLGARDERVTLGELPEIAEGSFPALNVMILIRKPNAPDRPSGAIGRRTFGNPDEAFLQAKPKQGLLTPAEVRSLALAQMDIAAGSIVWDVGAGSGSVSVEAAQLASDGAVYAIEMDPEDHGLIQQNAERFHTANVVPILGKAPEAWAALPDPDCVFLAGSGREVTRLSTSAYERLRSGGRLVVNLISIDNLTELRLALLEQGQPAPDVRVWMVNIARGADQLGRLSFEPLKPNFLLAALKP, via the coding sequence ATGCCCCCCATTTCGATCATCGGCATCGGCGACGACGGCCTCTCGGCCGCTTCGGGCGCGGTGCGTGAATGCATCTCTTCGGCCCAGGTACTGCTCGGCGACGAACGCGCGCTCATGCTCCTGGCCGAAGCCGCCCCCCAGGCTGAACGGGCCGCGCTGAGCGGCGACCTCGATGAGATCGCCGCCCAGATCGAGGCGATCGGCGACCGCCCCGCCGCGATCGTCGTCTTCGGCGACCCGATGTTCTACGGGCTGGCGCGGTTCCTCACCGACCACTTCGGCAAAGACCGCTTCCAGGTGCTGCCGCACGTGAGCAGCATGCAACTGGCGTTCGCCCGCGTCATGGAGAGCTGGGACGAGGCGTACCTCACGAGCCTCGCCACCAAGCCGCTCGACGCGGTCGTCGAACGTATCCGCACGTCGGAGAAGGTCGGTCTGTTCACAACCGACCGCTGCGGGCCGGAGAAGGTCGCCCGAGCGCTGCTCGACAAGGAGATCGACTACTTCACGGCGTACGTTTGCGAGAACCTCGGCGCCCGCGACGAACGGGTGACGCTCGGCGAGCTGCCCGAGATCGCCGAGGGCTCGTTCCCGGCGCTCAACGTGATGATCCTGATCCGCAAGCCAAACGCCCCCGACCGCCCGAGCGGGGCGATCGGCCGCCGCACGTTCGGCAACCCGGACGAGGCGTTCCTGCAGGCCAAGCCGAAGCAAGGCCTGCTCACGCCGGCCGAGGTCCGATCGCTGGCGCTCGCGCAAATGGACATCGCCGCCGGGAGCATCGTGTGGGACGTTGGCGCCGGCAGCGGGTCGGTGAGTGTCGAGGCGGCGCAGCTCGCCTCGGACGGCGCCGTGTACGCCATCGAGATGGACCCCGAAGACCACGGCCTGATCCAGCAGAACGCCGAACGGTTTCACACGGCCAACGTGGTGCCGATCCTCGGCAAGGCGCCCGAGGCGTGGGCCGCGTTGCCCGACCCCGACTGCGTGTTCCTCGCCGGCAGCGGCCGCGAGGTGACGCGGCTCTCCACCTCCGCCTACGAGCGGCTCAGGTCGGGCGGGCGCCTGGTGGTGAACCTCATCAGCATCGACAACCTGACGGAGTTGCGGCTAGCTCTCTTGGAGCAGGGCCAGCCGGCGCCCGACGTGCGAGTGTGGATGGTCAACATCGCCCGCGGCGCCGACCAACTCGGCCGCCTCAGCTTCGAGCCGCTAAAGCCCAACTTCCTGCTCGCGGCGCTCAAGCCTTAA